A single genomic interval of Aureliella helgolandensis harbors:
- a CDS encoding sigma-70 family RNA polymerase sigma factor, producing the protein MSDYTDSVDELTEARDALRASRRKVVREDVQPQSPLETYLREINETPLLSAAEERDLARRIGSGDVRARDHMVRANLRLVVNIARGYVGKGLGLQDLIEEGNLGLLRAVEGFDPEVGTRFSTYASYWIKQSIKRALINSAKTIRIPAYMVELLSKWRRASARLSEELGRSPTQEEVGRILGLPRKKLPIIKKAIQIYNSTPQSDQSESGWSLGEMVQDERLKAPDEELLDHDVLSTVLDLLETLDTREATVLRMRFGLADTESHTLKEIGLELGLTRERVRQIETEALAKLADGLRDPKERAGLV; encoded by the coding sequence CAAGTCGTCGTAAAGTGGTTCGCGAGGATGTCCAGCCACAGTCGCCACTCGAAACCTATTTGCGAGAAATCAACGAGACTCCGTTGTTATCCGCTGCAGAAGAGCGAGATTTGGCACGACGTATTGGCAGCGGTGACGTCCGAGCACGCGACCATATGGTCCGGGCTAATTTGCGGTTGGTGGTCAACATCGCCAGGGGATATGTGGGAAAGGGACTCGGTCTTCAGGATTTAATTGAAGAGGGCAACTTGGGGTTGTTGCGGGCCGTAGAAGGGTTCGACCCGGAAGTGGGAACGCGTTTCAGTACTTATGCTAGTTACTGGATCAAGCAGTCGATCAAGCGTGCCTTGATCAACTCGGCCAAAACCATACGCATCCCGGCTTACATGGTTGAACTGCTAAGCAAATGGAGACGGGCTTCGGCCCGACTCTCCGAAGAATTAGGCCGCTCGCCAACTCAAGAAGAGGTTGGTCGCATCCTAGGCCTGCCACGCAAGAAGTTGCCCATCATCAAAAAAGCGATTCAGATCTATAACAGCACACCTCAGAGTGATCAGTCTGAATCCGGCTGGTCACTCGGCGAGATGGTGCAGGACGAACGCTTGAAAGCTCCCGACGAAGAACTGCTGGACCACGATGTTCTGAGCACGGTACTAGATCTGCTCGAAACGCTTGATACTCGCGAAGCGACGGTATTACGTATGCGTTTCGGGCTGGCGGATACCGAATCCCATACCCTCAAAGAAATTGGACTGGAACTGGGGCTGACTCGCGAACGAGTCCGTCAGATTGAAACGGAAGCCCTGGCAAAACTCGCAGATGGTTTGCGAGATCCCAAAGAGCGGGCTGGCTTGGTCTAG